The following coding sequences are from one Haloplasma contractile SSD-17B window:
- a CDS encoding FMN-binding protein: MMAKKIMLLIVTLFTLFLTLSIGGLTYLHYGQKEVNKTIVNDVDLTTIEDGVYIGEFEGHRWSNKVKVDIDDHKIVDIITMGDQLFNDEQVKNELFEQVIEEQSVDVDVVSGATISSKAYLKAIENALKNG, encoded by the coding sequence ATGATGGCAAAGAAAATCATGTTACTTATTGTGACTCTATTCACCCTATTTTTAACGCTTTCAATTGGTGGATTAACATATTTACACTATGGTCAGAAAGAAGTCAATAAAACAATAGTGAATGATGTAGATCTTACTACAATTGAAGATGGTGTCTATATTGGTGAGTTCGAAGGTCATAGATGGAGTAATAAAGTAAAAGTTGATATTGACGACCACAAAATCGTAGACATTATTACAATGGGTGATCAATTATTTAACGACGAGCAAGTAAAGAATGAGTTGTTTGAACAGGTAATAGAAGAACAATCAGTAGACGTTGATGTCGTCTCAGGAGCAACAATCTCAAGCAAGGCCTATTTAAAAGCAATCGAGAATGCACTAAAGAATGGATAG
- a CDS encoding methyltransferase, whose amino-acid sequence MIYVLIGIFSFVLMFLFDVFTLYDRPYLKRFFGIIGLSLFIYSTIQVIVHSDRINLPLEVQLVAGILCLLSLLLLVFSLFIEVSFIKTYGNETHNNNLVNTGTYALCRHPGVLWFAFIFLFLFLFTGAELLIIAGISWTLMDVIYILLQERYIFNHMFKSYPEYQKTTPMLIPNRTSINKCIETIIFINK is encoded by the coding sequence ATGATTTATGTTTTAATAGGTATTTTTTCTTTTGTTTTAATGTTTTTATTTGACGTGTTTACACTATACGATCGTCCCTACTTGAAGCGGTTTTTTGGGATTATTGGATTATCTCTATTCATTTACTCAACTATTCAGGTTATTGTTCATTCAGATCGTATTAATTTACCACTCGAAGTGCAACTAGTAGCAGGTATCTTATGTTTATTGTCCCTACTATTATTAGTATTTTCATTGTTTATAGAGGTATCGTTTATAAAGACTTATGGAAATGAAACGCACAATAACAATTTAGTGAATACAGGAACGTATGCACTTTGTAGACATCCGGGTGTACTATGGTTTGCTTTTATTTTTTTGTTCTTATTTCTTTTTACAGGAGCAGAATTATTAATAATTGCAGGAATTAGCTGGACCCTAATGGATGTCATTTATATTTTATTGCAAGAACGCTATATATTTAATCATATGTTTAAGAGTTATCCTGAGTATCAAAAAACAACACCGATGTTGATACCAAATAGGACAAGCATTAATAAGTGTATAGAGACAATTATCTTTATTAATAAATAA
- a CDS encoding GH3 family domain-containing protein translates to MATLQELLKNNEYEKIWDKYCGFLDLSIEEFMQIQERLLMEQIEILSNSKIGKKIMGEGVKPTSIEEFRKTVPLTTYEDYADILLEKKVDALPIDPQYWIKTTWKGGTHDTKLAPYSKEMIDEHTKSFIASLILSTSKRRGHFDVRVFDKFLYGMAPLPYLTGLVPHALQNEIEFTYLPSLKEAETLGFRERNKVGFELALNNGVDFFFGLSSVLVKIGEDFMKGPDSKNKTKTKIRPSNLRMIGRFAKAFVKNKIFNKPLLPKDLFKFKGIICAGTDTRAFKDKIERLWGTKPLELFGGTEIATVGVESWRRNGLTFFPDVNFLEFIPEAESKRSLYDQTYIPTTVLLNELEPGKRYELVTTKFRGGVFARYRVGDMIECVSTNDSLHGINLPQFNYVDRISNVIDLAGFTRITEGTIEQAFQLSDLKVNDWIACKEYENNEPILNLYLETDQTDNLKEQTLKDIVHRHLKELDSDYRDIESLLGRDPLKLTVLESGTFKAYKENNGTMIKINPSREAVNKLVG, encoded by the coding sequence ATGGCAACATTACAAGAACTACTAAAAAATAACGAGTATGAAAAGATTTGGGATAAATATTGCGGGTTTCTAGATTTATCGATAGAGGAATTTATGCAAATTCAGGAACGTTTATTAATGGAACAAATTGAAATTTTATCAAATAGTAAAATTGGTAAAAAAATCATGGGTGAGGGGGTTAAGCCAACATCTATTGAGGAATTTAGAAAGACAGTCCCACTAACTACTTATGAAGACTATGCCGATATACTTCTTGAAAAAAAAGTTGACGCTTTACCTATAGATCCACAATATTGGATTAAGACAACCTGGAAGGGTGGAACTCACGATACAAAACTAGCTCCTTACTCTAAGGAAATGATTGACGAACATACAAAGTCATTTATTGCAAGTTTAATTTTATCGACAAGTAAAAGGCGGGGACATTTTGATGTTCGCGTATTTGACAAATTCTTATATGGGATGGCACCACTTCCTTACCTAACTGGACTAGTGCCACATGCGCTTCAAAATGAGATTGAGTTTACTTATCTACCCTCATTAAAAGAAGCTGAAACGTTAGGGTTTAGAGAACGTAATAAAGTTGGCTTTGAACTAGCCTTAAATAATGGTGTAGACTTTTTCTTTGGATTATCAAGTGTCCTTGTTAAAATTGGTGAAGACTTTATGAAGGGACCAGACTCGAAGAATAAAACTAAAACAAAGATACGCCCTTCAAATCTTAGGATGATTGGACGATTCGCTAAAGCATTTGTAAAAAATAAAATCTTTAATAAGCCACTATTACCTAAAGACCTTTTTAAATTTAAAGGAATAATATGTGCAGGAACTGATACAAGGGCGTTTAAGGATAAAATAGAGCGTTTATGGGGAACGAAACCTCTAGAATTATTTGGTGGAACGGAAATTGCAACAGTAGGTGTTGAATCATGGAGGAGAAATGGACTGACGTTCTTCCCAGACGTTAACTTTTTAGAGTTTATCCCAGAAGCCGAATCAAAGCGTAGTCTGTATGATCAAACTTATATTCCAACTACAGTCCTATTAAATGAGTTAGAACCAGGAAAGCGATATGAACTTGTTACGACTAAGTTTAGAGGTGGCGTATTTGCAAGATATCGTGTTGGTGATATGATTGAATGTGTATCTACAAACGATTCTCTACACGGTATAAATTTACCTCAATTCAATTATGTAGATCGTATTTCAAATGTAATTGACTTAGCAGGTTTCACAAGAATTACAGAGGGTACAATTGAACAAGCCTTTCAACTGTCGGATTTAAAAGTAAACGATTGGATTGCCTGTAAAGAATATGAAAATAATGAGCCGATACTAAATTTATATCTTGAAACCGATCAAACCGACAATTTAAAAGAACAAACATTAAAGGATATTGTACATAGACATCTTAAGGAATTAGATTCAGATTACCGCGATATCGAATCTCTATTAGGTCGTGACCCATTAAAACTTACCGTACTTGAAAGTGGAACATTTAAAGCATACAAAGAGAATAATGGTACAATGATTAAAATCAATCCGAGTAGAGAAGCAGTAAATAAGCTAGTTGGTTAA
- a CDS encoding histidine phosphatase family protein, giving the protein MKIYLTRHGKTEWNEAGKLQGQKDSALVEDGINNAKKLNKRLKNITFGCIYSSPLKRAFDTACYIRGEKDTPIVIKDSIKEMNFGSWEGVHHSIIKEEYTKDYDYFWNKPHLYEAKSGEGFNELIERVKRALTEIINETKSESILIVTHTVVIKAIYAIIEERTLDTFWDLPFIHDTSLTIIEVHEDRYTITLRADTTHLK; this is encoded by the coding sequence ATGAAAATTTATCTAACAAGACACGGAAAAACAGAATGGAATGAAGCGGGTAAACTTCAAGGACAAAAGGATTCTGCTCTTGTAGAGGATGGAATTAATAATGCTAAGAAGTTGAACAAACGCCTTAAAAATATTACGTTCGGTTGTATATATTCGAGTCCGTTAAAACGAGCATTTGATACGGCGTGTTATATAAGAGGAGAAAAAGATACACCAATCGTAATTAAGGATTCAATAAAGGAAATGAATTTTGGAAGTTGGGAGGGCGTCCACCACAGTATTATTAAGGAAGAATATACAAAAGATTATGACTACTTTTGGAATAAACCACATTTGTACGAAGCTAAAAGTGGTGAAGGGTTTAACGAATTGATTGAACGTGTGAAACGAGCTCTTACTGAAATAATCAATGAAACAAAGTCAGAGTCAATTTTAATTGTGACACATACTGTTGTTATAAAAGCTATTTATGCAATTATTGAGGAGCGTACGCTCGATACATTCTGGGATCTACCCTTTATCCATGACACCTCACTTACAATTATTGAGGTTCATGAGGATCGATATACGATTACATTAAGGGCAGACACTACTCATCTTAAATAA
- a CDS encoding flavodoxin domain-containing protein: MKILIVYATKYGSTTKATLKLKEALNEEVSIVNIMENSLLPKLQNYDCVILGGSIYMGKIQKQIRNYVDANLSQLMTKRIGLFICAGSPNKSDREQEFVNAFPKKLYDHAVCKSLFGYQIDYEKMKWHDKFIMRIVSKSKESVFELSEEVIEQFAKTIKSS, translated from the coding sequence ATGAAAATTTTAATTGTTTATGCAACAAAGTACGGGAGTACTACAAAAGCAACACTAAAATTAAAGGAAGCATTAAATGAAGAGGTATCTATAGTCAATATTATGGAAAATAGCCTATTACCAAAATTGCAAAACTACGATTGTGTAATCTTGGGTGGTTCAATCTATATGGGAAAAATCCAAAAGCAAATCAGAAATTATGTAGATGCGAATTTATCGCAATTAATGACTAAACGTATAGGATTGTTTATTTGTGCAGGTTCGCCAAATAAAAGCGACCGAGAACAAGAATTTGTGAATGCTTTTCCAAAAAAACTATATGATCATGCAGTGTGTAAATCGTTGTTTGGATACCAGATTGATTATGAAAAAATGAAATGGCACGACAAGTTTATTATGAGAATTGTTAGTAAAAGTAAAGAAAGTGTGTTTGAATTATCGGAAGAGGTTATCGAACAATTTGCAAAAACAATAAAAAGTAGCTAA
- a CDS encoding TetR/AcrR family transcriptional regulator encodes MSIKERKERERKEKRLQIVNAARILLKNEGIEGISIRKIAKMIEYSPTMIYHYFANKDEIINELMRQGYIKILNSLNMNKHDNVSAIDQFRENIKRYINMAIKHADEYHSILLNDSKMILNHTSVLSIGASKNRQTIKILCNLIEDITNQKEKKFEGEEVELIAQVI; translated from the coding sequence ATGTCAATCAAAGAACGTAAAGAACGAGAACGAAAAGAAAAACGTTTACAAATAGTAAACGCAGCAAGAATACTCTTAAAAAACGAAGGGATAGAAGGGATATCTATTCGAAAAATTGCAAAAATGATTGAGTACTCTCCAACGATGATCTATCATTACTTTGCAAATAAAGATGAGATAATAAATGAACTAATGAGACAAGGATATATAAAAATTTTAAACTCCCTCAATATGAATAAACATGATAACGTGTCAGCTATTGATCAGTTTAGAGAAAATATTAAGCGATATATAAACATGGCGATTAAGCATGCGGATGAATATCATAGTATACTTTTAAATGATTCTAAGATGATTTTAAATCATACCTCAGTATTAAGTATAGGTGCAAGTAAAAACAGACAAACAATTAAAATACTTTGTAATCTCATAGAAGACATAACTAATCAAAAAGAAAAAAAGTTCGAAGGGGAAGAGGTTGAATTAATAGCACAAGTAATCTAG
- a CDS encoding PhzF family phenazine biosynthesis protein, whose amino-acid sequence MKTIKLFTVDAFTTTIFNGNAAGVVLDSDHLETKEMHKIAGEINLSETAFLSKPTTIEADYRIRYFTPTDEIDFCGHATVAASWIIGTESNVTQNRIVKLETEIGIVPVELHYENETLKSVVMTQVPPQVKELPKEDDYRTILEMSGIKESDYEDRYPIKLAYTGNWDIMIPVKTRQAIDEAVPDFKRLKAHNKKHGIASVHLFTFDTREDDCLLYTRDFSPAVGIDEDPVTGSANGALAGYLVIEGILEQKQNRFKIMQGNSKGRIGTLDISTDVIDGNIRIQVSGSAVRAIVGSISF is encoded by the coding sequence ATGAAAACGATTAAACTATTTACAGTTGATGCATTTACAACGACTATATTTAATGGAAATGCTGCAGGGGTGGTATTAGATTCAGACCACTTAGAAACAAAAGAGATGCATAAGATCGCAGGTGAAATTAACCTATCTGAAACTGCATTCTTAAGTAAACCTACCACGATTGAAGCAGATTACCGTATCCGTTATTTTACCCCAACCGATGAAATTGATTTTTGTGGTCATGCTACCGTGGCGGCATCTTGGATTATTGGCACAGAAAGTAATGTGACACAAAATCGTATAGTAAAATTGGAAACAGAGATTGGTATCGTTCCTGTTGAATTACATTATGAGAATGAGACGTTGAAGTCAGTTGTCATGACACAAGTCCCACCGCAAGTAAAAGAGTTACCTAAAGAAGATGATTATAGAACAATTTTAGAAATGTCCGGAATCAAGGAATCCGATTATGAAGATCGTTATCCTATAAAGTTAGCCTATACAGGAAACTGGGATATTATGATTCCAGTCAAAACAAGACAAGCAATTGATGAAGCGGTTCCTGATTTTAAACGTCTTAAGGCACACAATAAAAAACATGGAATAGCAAGTGTACACTTATTTACATTTGATACGCGTGAAGATGACTGTTTACTATATACACGAGATTTTTCTCCTGCTGTAGGTATTGATGAAGATCCGGTTACAGGTTCTGCAAATGGAGCATTGGCCGGTTATTTAGTAATCGAGGGGATATTGGAGCAAAAGCAGAATAGGTTTAAGATCATGCAAGGGAACTCAAAAGGACGAATTGGGACTCTAGATATATCGACTGATGTTATAGACGGTAACATCCGTATTCAAGTTTCTGGCAGTGCGGTGCGAGCGATTGTAGGTAGTATATCGTTTTAA
- a CDS encoding diguanylate cyclase, with protein MTYLTIIPFVGFICYTILFSILMGSRKNKLARNFIYYIISMIIWSLGSFLMRTDLPPSHLFWNRILCTGLISFPVLFYQFTLVLTKHRNQKFLLYAGYVLALLFHIANVSGLIIEKVMIGDQGRLIYKLGPLAPIMAVWGLIYLLISFYQIYRKVQKGEIPFVRVKLILHGLILVIIGAMLNFIESIGQYPFDIILNTINAILITYSIYRYKFLEIKLIVKKGITYSLYTLILTGVYIVSIFGVQQFLREVIGYTNMTAMMAVAVILALIFQPIKNLIQHWIDKLFYRENLDHKAILKEFSRDINNILDLDEITDCLKKTVQKGLQPSNVTIALKREGYDYFYIYDSLNQNKWCDELKYGESHPIVEWFYDGNPVLTIGQIENSQHFASLWGKEKKQLSKLELELIVPILYREELMGLFILSENKSGEAYTKAEIDLLSTLVNNAAAVIENAKLYEFAKNQAITDGLTKLHNHRYFHDRLKEIVNKELYDVFSIAMIDVDLFKFYNDFYGHSAGDRALIRIAEVLRDNTYENDIVVRYGGEEFAIIYPNILGEDSYKALEKIRKAVENTFASNKNYSDFITISAGVANYPGDGKTIEDVLDAADRAMYEAKHSGRNKVVLYSYEEDKETNNYINDQSMQDSIKSAYLSSIYALAATIDAKDSYTYGHSENVANLAVELGKAALFNDKQLEIVKNAGLLHDIGKIGIPESILTKPDRLTEEEQKIMRKHVDISITIIKHVPNLIEVIPSIMSHHERYDGKGYPRGMKGESIPIEGRCLCIVDSFDAMITDRPYRKGLTVTQAINELRTNKGKQFDPELTDIFISLVIEGKIDEITILNRTA; from the coding sequence ATGACATACTTAACAATTATTCCTTTTGTGGGATTCATTTGTTATACAATTCTTTTCTCTATTTTAATGGGATCTAGAAAAAACAAACTTGCGAGAAACTTTATTTACTATATTATTTCAATGATTATATGGAGTCTAGGGTCTTTTTTAATGCGCACAGACTTACCACCTAGTCATTTATTTTGGAATCGAATATTATGTACTGGATTAATCAGTTTTCCTGTGTTATTTTATCAGTTTACTCTAGTATTGACTAAACACCGCAATCAAAAGTTTCTCCTTTATGCAGGCTATGTTTTAGCTCTACTTTTTCACATTGCAAATGTATCCGGCTTGATTATAGAAAAAGTAATGATTGGTGATCAAGGCCGTCTTATTTATAAATTAGGACCACTTGCACCGATTATGGCGGTTTGGGGATTAATTTATTTATTAATCTCATTTTATCAAATCTATAGAAAGGTTCAAAAGGGCGAAATACCATTTGTTCGGGTTAAATTAATCCTACATGGGTTAATTCTTGTCATCATTGGTGCTATGCTAAACTTTATAGAGTCTATAGGCCAATACCCATTTGATATTATATTAAATACTATTAATGCCATTTTAATTACGTATTCTATATATCGTTATAAGTTTTTAGAAATTAAACTAATTGTTAAAAAAGGAATAACTTACTCTCTTTATACATTAATTTTAACAGGGGTTTATATTGTTTCCATTTTTGGTGTTCAACAATTTTTGAGAGAAGTTATCGGTTATACCAATATGACGGCAATGATGGCAGTTGCTGTTATATTAGCACTTATTTTTCAACCTATTAAAAATCTTATTCAGCATTGGATTGACAAACTATTTTATCGCGAAAACTTAGATCATAAGGCCATACTAAAAGAGTTTAGTCGTGATATTAATAATATACTAGACCTTGATGAGATAACGGATTGTTTAAAGAAAACTGTTCAAAAAGGACTACAACCCAGTAATGTAACCATTGCTTTAAAGCGAGAAGGATATGATTACTTCTATATCTATGATTCTTTAAATCAGAACAAATGGTGTGATGAATTAAAGTATGGTGAATCCCACCCGATTGTAGAGTGGTTTTATGATGGGAACCCCGTTCTAACCATTGGACAAATTGAAAATTCTCAACACTTTGCCAGTCTATGGGGGAAAGAGAAGAAACAACTCTCTAAATTAGAATTAGAGTTGATTGTACCAATTTTATACCGCGAAGAATTAATGGGATTATTCATTCTATCTGAAAATAAATCAGGTGAGGCTTATACAAAAGCTGAGATAGATCTATTATCCACCCTTGTAAATAATGCTGCTGCTGTAATTGAAAATGCTAAACTTTATGAATTTGCTAAGAATCAAGCAATTACAGATGGATTGACAAAGTTACATAACCACCGCTATTTCCATGATCGGTTAAAAGAAATTGTAAATAAAGAACTTTATGATGTCTTTTCAATTGCCATGATTGATGTTGATTTATTTAAATTTTATAATGATTTTTATGGTCACTCGGCAGGTGATCGTGCGTTAATTCGAATAGCGGAGGTGTTAAGAGATAATACGTATGAGAATGACATAGTCGTTCGTTACGGGGGCGAAGAATTTGCTATTATCTATCCTAACATATTAGGAGAAGATTCGTATAAAGCACTTGAAAAAATTAGAAAAGCTGTTGAAAATACATTTGCATCAAATAAAAATTATAGTGATTTTATTACTATAAGTGCTGGTGTTGCAAATTATCCTGGAGATGGTAAAACAATTGAAGACGTGCTTGATGCTGCTGACCGTGCTATGTATGAAGCGAAGCATAGTGGAAGGAATAAAGTGGTACTGTATTCCTATGAAGAAGATAAAGAGACAAACAATTATATTAACGATCAAAGTATGCAGGATAGTATAAAATCAGCATATTTATCATCGATATATGCACTAGCTGCAACTATTGACGCTAAAGATAGTTATACATATGGTCACTCTGAAAATGTGGCAAACCTTGCAGTCGAGCTAGGTAAGGCTGCTTTATTTAATGACAAACAATTAGAAATTGTAAAGAATGCCGGATTACTACATGATATTGGGAAAATAGGAATACCGGAAAGTATTTTAACAAAACCAGATCGATTAACGGAAGAAGAACAGAAAATTATGCGTAAACATGTCGATATCTCGATTACTATAATTAAACATGTTCCTAATCTAATTGAGGTCATTCCTTCTATTATGAGTCACCATGAACGCTATGATGGAAAAGGGTATCCACGTGGAATGAAAGGTGAAAGTATTCCGATTGAGGGTAGGTGTTTATGTATTGTTGATTCATTCGATGCAATGATTACAGACCGCCCTTATCGTAAAGGATTAACCGTAACTCAGGCGATAAATGAATTACGAACGAATAAAGGAAAACAATTTGACCCAGAACTAACAGATATCTTTATTTCATTGGTTATTGAAGGAAAGATAGATGAAATCACCATTCTGAATCGTACAGCATAA